The Vibrio tapetis subsp. tapetis genome segment TTCTACGTTTTTTAGAGCCAACAAAACTCTTTCCTATGGCTTGATTACGAACAAATCTAAGCTCCGGAAGCTCATTGGGGACTTCATCAACAGTCGATACTTCAAATAGTCCCTCATTTACCATCAATGAAAAATATGGCTGAAAAGACAGTCCTACCAACAGATCCTTGTTCGCAGCAACAAAAGCTATGCTATGGCCTACAGATTCACTGCACCAGCTCGGAAAACTAACACCAATGCTACTTTTCGCCTGAGGATTGTTAGCTGCAAAGCCATGCATTTGTTCAATACACCGACCAGCTAAGAGCCCACAGTCTGCACGCTCAGGGATATAACGTATCGTAAAAAAGTATCGTTTGGGCATCACGTCATCACTTGCCTTACTTAGACTCAGACTTAAACTTAGAGCAGTTAAACAAACCGCCCTTAATCAACACCGACATAATAAAATGGACGTCATTAGGAATAGTTTGCGACTGTTCCATAGTCTCAATCCACTTCTCGGTATTACGAAGCAACTGATAAAAATCGTTTCCCGATTTAGTGTGCCTTCGAGCAATAACATACTCTCTGTCAGCACCATATTCATTAACTCGTAAAGGCTTATCGGCCTCTTGGTGCCACCAATCGTCTATCGACTGTAATGCAGCACCGATTTTCTGCGCATGAAACGCAGCCGTCTCTTGTCCAGAGCTTAACTCAACCGTTGCCAATTGTTTGGTTGGCAGGCCTTCTTGACGACTATCTAGAAACTCTTGGCTAGGGTAAACCTCATCTCCCCAACCAACACCAATCTTTGCCTTAACGTCCATGTAAAAATACTCAGACTTGTCAGACAGTGCTTTGGCTAAATAGACAGTAAGACTTTCGAGACTCTCTGTCGCCTCTTTGCCCCAATGCCCATACCAAGAAAGTCTTTCAGCATTTTCGACCGTGATGGTATGTGAATCACTGGTCGTAACTTCAACCGTTATTCCCCGACACTCTCTATTACGCCAAAGCCATGTGCCTAACAAAATATTTTTGGCATACCGCTGGGCAAGTTCTCGATACCCATTCAGCTCTTTGTAAATATGGGCCAAATGTGTGAGTTGCTCTCGAACGTTGTCGTCACAGCACACATCAGGACCTAACGAGTTAGCTCTAATTCGTAATGAAAATGCACAGTAGATCTCATCGACGCCAGGGGTTACATAGCACTCTTCAATGAACTGAGGGTTGGCATAAGCCAAATCTTGAGGCGCAACATTTTTGGGTTGAAACTTACTACCCTTGTAGCCTTCAGCATAGCCACCTTTAGGGGCTCGCAAACGAGTTCTATCGATTGAAAGCGGGCATATTTCATCACTGTTACCTAAGTGATAGAAACACGCCTTGCCCGATGAAAGTGAACGTACATAATTAAGCTGACTACAGAGTTCCATAAGCGACTAATTCCTATCCTTTTTTATAAGAATAGTTTCGCCACTGCATTCTAGCGACCAAAAGGCATGATTAAAAA includes the following:
- the cas6f gene encoding type I-F CRISPR-associated endoribonuclease Cas6/Csy4; its protein translation is MPKRYFFTIRYIPERADCGLLAGRCIEQMHGFAANNPQAKSSIGVSFPSWCSESVGHSIAFVAANKDLLVGLSFQPYFSLMVNEGLFEVSTVDEVPNELPELRFVRNQAIGKSFVGSKKRRIKRSLVRSETIDEKHLPKANEIREFEHFHKVPISSGSSGQDFILHLQREQTVESVATGFNCYGFATNKDWRGTVPDFRFNPN
- the csy3 gene encoding type I-F CRISPR-associated protein Csy3; the encoded protein is MELCSQLNYVRSLSSGKACFYHLGNSDEICPLSIDRTRLRAPKGGYAEGYKGSKFQPKNVAPQDLAYANPQFIEECYVTPGVDEIYCAFSLRIRANSLGPDVCCDDNVREQLTHLAHIYKELNGYRELAQRYAKNILLGTWLWRNRECRGITVEVTTSDSHTITVENAERLSWYGHWGKEATESLESLTVYLAKALSDKSEYFYMDVKAKIGVGWGDEVYPSQEFLDSRQEGLPTKQLATVELSSGQETAAFHAQKIGAALQSIDDWWHQEADKPLRVNEYGADREYVIARRHTKSGNDFYQLLRNTEKWIETMEQSQTIPNDVHFIMSVLIKGGLFNCSKFKSESK